The Diorhabda carinulata isolate Delta chromosome 4, icDioCari1.1, whole genome shotgun sequence genomic interval ACTTCCTTCTTTAGGTTCTTAGAAATGGTTCAGAACTTTGAGAATTCaaattttccgattttttcgtaagaaatattgaatttttaatttttttttagattacactagaaaatttgttgatttggGTAAATGGTCATATTGGAAACAACTAAATTGGGTGGCCGATTTAGGAGCAGTAAAATCaagattaattttcaaaaataaaaacgttcaaaatttattaaaatctaacGAAACTTTCGATCTCGTTATATCAAATCACTTACTTAGCGACGCTTTTGCTTATTTCGCTTACAAATTCAAATGCCCTTTAATTATCCTGACTCCTGGTTCGACTAATTTATTCAGTAACTATTTAGTGGCGAATCCTTCACCGCCTTCGTACGTTACTAATTTATTAGCCGATTACGGGGCGGATATGAATTTTTGGCAAAGATTTTCAAACATAATTCGCGAATTAGTCGGAGAAATATTCATCCACAATATCATGATACCAAAACAGAACCAAGTTCTTAAAGAATTGTTCCCGGACGCTCCCGAATTAACATCGATTTTGTACAACGCCAGTTTGATTCTAGCAGCGTCCCATTCCAGTTTCTACGATCCGATACCTTTGCAGCAAAACGTTAAAGAAATTGGCGGATACCACGTCCAACCACCCAAGCCCTTACCTAAGGATTTACAAGAATTTATGGATAATTCACCAGGAGGTGTCGTCATTTTTTCCATGGGATCGAATTTTAAAAGCGCGGATTTCCATCCTGAAAAAAGGAGAGCCATTTTGAACGCGTTTtctaaattaaaacaaaaagttttgtggaaatttgaaGCGGATTTGCCGGATAaaccaaaaaatgtaaaaatttcaaattggtTACCGCAATCGGATATTTTAGGTAAAGTTactaatgtaatgtttttcttatttatttatacttttactTGTAAAAAAACAACCCTCTTAAAAACTTAATACTGTGGTTTACTTACTTCTATGAAAACAAAGTCACTGTCTCTCTATATTACTGAGTTACAAgggtttttatcattttaatgtCGCCTATCTAACGGCACGTGATTGTTAAACGAATCGAATTGCACGTTTTCTATTTATCGTGATGTAAAATTAACCTTCAACAACCTTACCTAACGTAACCGCACAATTCTGATTGATGTTGTTTCCGCCACATAATATATGGACACGTGagagatttagaatcatttgTAGTGTACCCATTGGGTATATTCTCATATCTAAGGTTGTACTCCATATGTTCTACTCACACggtataaattttgtttacaaTGTATTCTGTGgtggaaaattttaatttatttttgatttatgcaTAAATTTCACaggaatatattaaatttaagaCTTACCGTTGAATATTTTACGAATTTCTACCGCccttttgataaaattttatttcgtttctattattaccttttttttgcttaatttttaaactgttgttaatatgaaattgattttttttagcCCATCGAAACGTGGTAGGCTTCATTTCGCACGGTGGACTACTGGGTACCACCGAAGCAGTTTACCACGGAGTACCCATATTGGGATTACCAATATTTTGGGATCAAATTAAAAACGTCGACGTGGCGGTTTCCAAAGGATTCGCCCTCAAATTAGATTTCCACAATCTCGATGAAAAATCATTCGGTGACGCTTTGaacgaaattttaaataatccaacgtatgtaattttatatttttttctttatatatcgataaattctataaaaaatttggtgtgttataataaaaaaagaaaaagtaaaatcCCTGATTCGTTCCTTGAATATTCCTCACGTTCCTCTATCGCTGAAAgctgaaaaataacaaattatccCTTCGCAAGGTACCGGTTGGTTCGCTAGGAAATTCGTAGGGGCAGATAATTGAAACGACACTTTCTTTTCGTCGGATTTTTCATCTAATTCCATATTATCATCGTTCGCGATAAGCACTTCTTCGTAAACTTTCGTAGGTACCAAATCTCTGAGATCTCCTATTTCGTTGGGCGGTAATTTGTTGAACGGTTCGCGGATTTTACGTACTTGCAACATCAGTAACATGAACCACATGTATTCGTTTCTGATCGATTTTTCTTTATCGGTTTTGTCCAATTCGAGCATCTTATCGAACCAAATTCTCATGATCTTCCTATCGTTCGGAGGTAATAGTGTGACCATCGCTTTAGCCAACATGCTGTTGTAAAAGAAGTTTTCGTCCAACAGATTCGccatttttactaaaattttctttattataacgAAATATTAACGTTTTTAATCGAAATACGTCATTAATTGACGGGAAAATAAACgtctttcttctttttgtgaATCAAACAAAAGACATTCGTCGTATGtcaattaatgtttatttaattaaatgacAAGTGTCtgctatatttttgaaactacGTAGAAAGTTttggttattttgtttttctttctcttcttctaTCCAATTTACGTGATTCTtggtacttttttttttatcaaaatcggTGTTTACAAGTCATCTGTTTCTGGTGGAAAACATTTGGGGACTTTATCTTTTGGAGTACAACTCTCCTATGACCTCGACcttcaaatatatcatttttggTACCTTTTGATTCTATATATGGTGTTCATGCTtcgttcatatattttttttttcgtttaaaacctcgttttttcagttttcatagTATACTATGCCTTTATATCTTAAGCTCACTGTTCCCATTGGTCGAATGGGTacaaaactaacctaacctataatttggtaattttatcTTTAAGGGTACAACTCTCCTATGACCTTGACCTTGGTAAAGTTAGGTTAAGCTATTTAGGTACCCACTAGACCTATGGGATATTTGgatgaaagttttttattttattcaaaggGAACTTTGACAGCTAGAATTTCAATAACTCGCAAATTCCCTAGTAAAGATTctatttgaacatttttggtatcaacactcacaattacacgaTATAaagtgcgtttcgataaccgagttaccgttttcagagactgaaggtaaactgtttgtCTAAaatatctgaagacgataatttggttatcgataAGATATCATCGAAATTCTCCTCCGTTTATCCCGTTTCTTCCACGATTTTCCTCAGTTCTTTCCAATTTATGATCATCTTCAAGATGTCGTCTAAATACTCTCGACTTGTAGTTATAGGGAGGCGGCAAAAGAACGTTCATCTATAATGCACGATCAGCCGATCAAACAAATCGACGAAGCGGTTTTTTGGTGTGAATACGTTATCAGACACAAGGGGGCGCAGCATCTACGATCCCCGGCTTTAAATCTCCGATGGTATCAGTCGTACTACATcgatataatcatttttatcagTGTAGTTTTAATAACTCTATTgttaattacaaaatatttattaatttttatatttaagaaattttttattaaagaaaataacgaaaagaaaaataaataaacagaatttttcgatttttattgtatgttttaatggatttttgatttttatggtaaaatgagcaaagaaaaaaacaattggGAACAATAAGGACCAGAAGTAGACGAAGTCCTAGAAGGACTAAATTAATACTGGGAATAGAGGATATACTATGACAAATAAAGGAttaaaaaacgagaaaattaacaaagaaaaaaggatTACGTAGTAAGTAAGTGGTTTAACgactttttatttctatattttcaatttttgaaatatcaatagtccaaaatacaaatttgggtaaaaaaaatttatttctcctCTAAATACATAcgacatttcattttttgtaactattttTGAGCTCCGCTAGATCTTTATGTAGTTTCATTATAATTGTCGATTGGGCGTCTatctaaaaatgtaaaaaacaaattaaacagCTAAAAAATTCGAATACCCTGTATGTGGAAGTTGAAATCGATAACAAATAATTCGAATCGATCATTTAGTCAATAAATTAGCTCTCATTGTTTTTGCTGCCATCTTTCCAAATGGTAATCTACAAGTATCTCTTCGGTATACCCATATTTCAATGCCGAAAGGCATTTTTGGACTAAAAAGCAAATTTTATGTCTATCACTAGGACAAGAACTCactattttcactatttttaagtgaatttgttgaaaagtgaataaaatcaacttttagTTCTCTCTAATAGCCAAACGACTTTGTAGGTCCTAAGTTATTGAATGCATGACGTGTTAACAAACTCTAAAATCACTTGGTAACATAACAATTCTGAAGTAGCCACCAGGATATATCAAGgcatgaaaaaataaaaaagaagaaatcactatttttcgaaaaaagttgtTCAGGAACcaatagaatcgatttttcgatAGCCAAGCGACCATGTTTGTCCTGAGGTATGGAATACACGTCAAAAATGACATGTTACCAAACTCTAGAAGCTTTTGGTAACGGAACAACCCTAATATAGCCACTAGGGTATACCAACGACCGTATTTTGAACCAGAACCCAGTAATCCTTGGCGTCTTATTGATCAAACACTTCAGGTCTAAAATAATCCatgatatttataaacaaattctcGTGAAACGACATTAAACTGGTGGTGGTTTTGGTCTGCGAATGTTCTGTTCTTAGGTATCTCGAAGAAGTATTGCCAGCATTTCGTGATCGGGACATAAAAACCCAAGAAAAATAAACCTCCTTTTGGAAGACTTGACGAATTTTGGAAGATGTACAAAATAACTTCTAAATATAGATGCAAACGGTCTAACAAGCCTCCCAGATCGATTTaggttaaaaacaaaaactaatcaAGTAGCAATCATTTTATCTATGGTTACTTGGTGCACCACGATTTGGAACCTAAGATAAAACGGCATTAAACTGGAGGTCGATAATCTGTCATGATAACGACGATAGGAAACCATGAAAAGAGCATAAGGTCTGCCCTTAGGCATCTTGAGTGAGTGGTGCTAATATCATGACATTAGGGACATTTTACCTATGGTTATGCACTTGGTGCATTTCGGATTTACCATGATTTGGAATCCGACAAAAAACGACATTAAACTGGAGGTTGTTCTACTTAGAGATCTCCTTGAACCGATAAGAATGGAAGAGAATGACAACTGAAGATTCCACGAGGAAGTAATGAGAATTTACTCCGTGAATCTTCAGCCTTTAGGTACCTAAAAGGAGTAATGCTAACACCTATGCAATCGGGAcatgaaaacaacaaaaaattgttcttcTTCGGGAGGATTTAACGTATTTTAGGAGCAGAATAGTGAGAACAGGTCACTTTAAGACAGAGGAAGGAAATAATGAGGACTGCGGAGGATTTACTCCAAGAATATCCTTCTTTTAGATACCTAGAGGGAGTAATTGTAAAACCTTGAGATGTGGgatataaaaacaagaaaaaaatggtttatttgGGAGGATTTGACGTATTTTGGGAGCAGAATAGTGAGAACAGGTCACATTAAGACAGAGGAAGGAAATAATGAGGACTGCGGAGGATTTACTTCAAGAATATCCTTCTTTTAGATACCTAGAGGGAGTAATTGTAAAACCTTGAGATGTGGgatataaaaacaagaaaaaaatggtttatttgGGAGGATTTGACTTATTTTGGGAGCAGAATAGTGAGAACAGGTCACTTTAAGACAGAGGAAGGAAATAATGAGGACTGTGGAGGATTTACTCCAAGAATATCCTTCTTTTAGATACCTAGAGGGAGTAATTGTAAAACCTTGAGATGTGGGATATAAAAACAAGAACAAAATGGTTTATTTGGGAGGATTTGACTTATTTTGGGAGCAGAATAGTGAGAACAGGTCACTTTAAGACAGAGGAAGGAAATAATGAG includes:
- the LOC130892912 gene encoding UDP-glucosyltransferase 2-like, translated to MRYFFLNNLFIFLLFCVGKLSNSYKILGVVPAPPHSHFTLGFRLMKALADKGHQVTFINSHPQKVPVKNIRDVSTEEIKKIFEDYTRKFVDLGKWSYWKQLNWVADLGAVKSRLIFKNKNVQNLLKSNETFDLVISNHLLSDAFAYFAYKFKCPLIILTPGSTNLFSNYLVANPSPPSYVTNLLADYGADMNFWQRFSNIIRELVGEIFIHNIMIPKQNQVLKELFPDAPELTSILYNASLILAASHSSFYDPIPLQQNVKEIGGYHVQPPKPLPKDLQEFMDNSPGGVVIFSMGSNFKSADFHPEKRRAILNAFSKLKQKVLWKFEADLPDKPKNVKISNWLPQSDILAHRNVVGFISHGGLLGTTEAVYHGVPILGLPIFWDQIKNVDVAVSKGFALKLDFHNLDEKSFGDALNEILNNPTYREAAKERSSIMHDQPIKQIDEAVFWCEYVIRHKGAQHLRSPALNLRWYQSYYIDIIIFISVVLITLLLITKYLLIFIFKKFFIKENNEKKNK
- the LOC130892920 gene encoding uncharacterized protein LOC130892920; the protein is MANLLDENFFYNSMLAKAMVTLLPPNDRKIMRIWFDKMLELDKTDKEKSIRNEYMWFMLLMLQVRKIREPFNKLPPNEIGDLRDLVPTKVYEEVLIANDDNMELDEKSDEKKVSFQLSAPTNFLANQPVPCEGIICYFSAFSDRGT